Below is a window of Candidatus Nezhaarchaeales archaeon DNA.
CTTAGGCCTCTTCCTCCTCTTTAAAGCCTCCCAAGCCTTATCGCTAACGGAGATCATGGATAAGCCGGGTGGACAGGCTAAACATTTTTGAGAGCCAGTTATGCATATATCGATCCCCCATTTATCCACGGGTAGTTGTTCGCCGCCTAGTATTGATATGGCGTCGACGACCATGAGGGCGTTAGCCTCAGCAGCCACCTTAGCTATGGATTCAAGCTCCCTACTAGTAACGCCCGTCGAAGTTTCATTATATACGACGCCTACTAGCTTTACGTTCTTCTCGCGTTCCACCGCCTCCTTTACGAGTTCGGCTTTAACCGGTTTACCCCAATCGATAGGTATCTCTACGAGTTGGCCCCCGGCAGCCTTAACGGCCTCCCCCATCCTCCTAGCGAACTCGCCGTTAACCGCTACTATGGCTTTATCCCCGTCATCCATTAGGTTGAATATTGCGCATTCAACACCCCCGGTCCCTGAACAGGTTAGGGGGAAAACGTAGCCCTCGGTTTGGAAAACGTACCTTAACCCTTCGAAGATGCTTCTATATAGCTCTCTAAACTCGGGGCCCCTATGGTTTATGACGGGCCTACTTAAAGCCTTAAGAACCCTTTCAGGGACGTTGGTTGGCCCTGGAAGCATGAGTAACGGGGTCAAGTAAAAACCTCCATGCTTAAAGGTCATGGGGCCTTTTAAACTTAGTGGGTTCATAGCCTTAAAGCGGCGGATGAAAGTAGGTGCATACGCCTATGGAGGGGTTTTAGCTTAAGCAAAATCCGATGATTAGCGAAGCTAGTCCGCGCTTTAAGTATCGCTTAACGGTACGTTAACCATGGACGCTGATGCCGCTTAATAGCTAAAGCGTGGTTAAAGCAATCTAAATCCATTGATCAGAAGGTTAAATAATCTTACGATAGTTTACTCTAGAAACCCTTTTACTTACCCTTATACGTTGGTTTCCTTTTCTCTAGAAAGGCCTTTAAGCCCTCCTTAGCGTCCTCAGTGGTGAAGAGGAGCCCGAAAAGCCTTGCCTCGTAGTCAAGTCCATCTTTAAGTGACGTTTCTAAGCTCTTATTGATGGCAGCCTTAGCCATCCTTAGGCCGATCGGGGTTTTCTCGGCGAGCTTCTTAGCTAGTGCCTCGGCCTCCTCCATGAGCTTTTCACGTGGAACAACCTTATTCACTATTCCAAGCTTTTCCGCTTCCTTAGCGTCTATTACGTCTCCAGTGAGTATAAGCTCCTTCGCCTTCTTTACACCTACTAACCTAGTAAGCCTCTGGGTACCACCCCAACCTGGTATTATGCCTACGTTAATTTCGGGTTGCCCGAAACGTGCATTCTCGGATGCGATAACTAGGTCGCAGGCTAACGCTAATTCACAGCCTCCTCCTAACGCGTAACCGTTAACCGCCGCTATAACGGGTTTATCTAACTCTTCAATCATCCTTAAGACTGACTGTCCTAACTGGGAGAAGGTTAAAGCTTCGAGGGGTGTACAGTTCGACATCCACTTAATATCAGCTCCCGCTGAAAAAGCTTTTTCACCTGACCCTGTTATTATGAGGACCCTTACATCGTTACTTCCAGCGGCGTCCTCCAAGGCCCTTTTAATCTCGTGGATGACTTCAGGGTTAAGCGCGTTTAACGCTTGAGGCCTATTAATGGTGATCTTGGCTATCCCATCCCGCTTATCATAGATTATGCTGGTAAACTCCACGTTTAACACCGTGCTAATAGGAAGGCTTGAAGATAAAAGCCTTTCCCCGCTCTAAAACGCGGGTTGAAGCGTTAAACCAGCCTACTATACCAAGTTTGATGCTTGGAGGTAGGTTTTAATCCGCTTTTCTTTTATCCTTCACCTTTCCTCGGTTGTTGCTTTGGCCTTTTTAAGCGTTTGTCG
It encodes the following:
- a CDS encoding enoyl-CoA hydratase-related protein; the encoded protein is MLNVEFTSIIYDKRDGIAKITINRPQALNALNPEVIHEIKRALEDAAGSNDVRVLIITGSGEKAFSAGADIKWMSNCTPLEALTFSQLGQSVLRMIEELDKPVIAAVNGYALGGGCELALACDLVIASENARFGQPEINVGIIPGWGGTQRLTRLVGVKKAKELILTGDVIDAKEAEKLGIVNKVVPREKLMEEAEALAKKLAEKTPIGLRMAKAAINKSLETSLKDGLDYEARLFGLLFTTEDAKEGLKAFLEKRKPTYKGK
- a CDS encoding alanine--glyoxylate aminotransferase family protein → MTPLLMLPGPTNVPERVLKALSRPVINHRGPEFRELYRSIFEGLRYVFQTEGYVFPLTCSGTGGVECAIFNLMDDGDKAIVAVNGEFARRMGEAVKAAGGQLVEIPIDWGKPVKAELVKEAVEREKNVKLVGVVYNETSTGVTSRELESIAKVAAEANALMVVDAISILGGEQLPVDKWGIDICITGSQKCLACPPGLSMISVSDKAWEALKRRKRPKTFYFDLLAYKRFHDERYETPYTPAVPLLFALDEALKMVREEGLEERFKRHARCARGLYAAAEALGLEALAEANARSNTVIAIKNPPGISDRDVIKVMREEHNVHIAGGMGKLRGSTFRIGSMGIVSEQDIIRTVEALEKTLLKLGYKLELGTGVEAARKAMK